The Syntrophorhabdus sp. genome has a segment encoding these proteins:
- a CDS encoding DUF3592 domain-containing protein, protein MTGILVVGLLFVGVPVVVLIVVIRLLRRNQAGSRRLMAIPPGWHAIEGRVIGSKVEEAARTNPGDWSFYFPMVLFEYTVEGQRYTGAQGVDRAYQEEYRVKKVLAEYPVGNPITVYYDPIKPEDARLRMRS, encoded by the coding sequence ATGACCGGAATCCTGGTGGTCGGGCTTCTCTTTGTTGGCGTACCCGTGGTTGTCTTGATCGTGGTGATACGGCTCTTGCGCAGGAACCAGGCGGGGAGCCGGAGGCTCATGGCCATTCCGCCGGGCTGGCACGCGATAGAGGGCAGGGTGATAGGGAGCAAGGTGGAGGAGGCTGCCCGCACCAACCCCGGGGATTGGAGCTTCTACTTCCCCATGGTCCTCTTCGAGTATACCGTGGAGGGACAGAGGTACACCGGCGCCCAGGGTGTGGACCGGGCATACCAGGAGGAGTACAGGGTAAAGAAGGTCCTTGCCGAGTATCCCGTGGGAAACCCGATCACGGTCTATTATGATCCAATAAAGCCCGAGGATGCCAGGCTGCGGATGAGGTCCTGA
- a CDS encoding ATP-binding cassette domain-containing protein: protein MGLLRLHDVSLSFGGPRLFDCATIQIESGERIGLVGRNGSGKSTFMKLIAGEIRPDSGEVVYGGDVRVALLPQDVPVNLPGTVYDVVASGGLEHVRLLREYHDLTMRIARGQDDGLLKELEQVQHLIEASGAWHYHRRIKTVIERTALDENAFFTNLSAGMKRRVFLAKALVADPDLLLLDEPTNHLDVTTILWLEEFLLRYGKTFIFVTHDRAFLRRLATRIIEIDRGRLTSYTCDYPAYLERRQALLEAEEKQWFEFDRKLSREEVWIRQGIKARRTRDEGRVRALLRMRDERAARQEQTGLSRFSIEEAERSGRMVVDAKGVSFAWGDRKIICGFSTAIIRGDRVGIIGPNGCGKTTLLRILLGHIAPQEGKVKLGTNVAVAYFDQLRSQLDETRTLRENIGGGNDMIIAGSGSRHVVGYLQDFLFSPERTMSPVGSLSGGERNRLLLAKLFIIPSNVLVLDEPTNDLDTETLELLEEKLLEYNGTILMVSHDRAFLNNVVTSTIVFEENGSLKEYVGGYDDWLRHANPPPAADKTVPKQQRQKKTKAPQEKRRLTFKEARELESLPPLIEALEEEKRQLTETLNSPEFYAGRNLERIKTVNDRWGALEKELDAAYRRWDELEELKAALGGPSGQ from the coding sequence ATGGGACTTTTGCGCCTGCATGATGTTTCTTTGAGTTTCGGCGGACCCCGGCTCTTCGACTGCGCCACGATCCAGATCGAATCGGGTGAGAGGATAGGTCTTGTGGGCCGCAACGGGTCGGGCAAGTCGACCTTCATGAAGCTCATAGCCGGCGAGATCCGTCCCGATTCGGGAGAAGTCGTCTACGGCGGCGATGTCCGCGTTGCGCTCCTTCCCCAGGATGTTCCCGTCAACCTCCCCGGGACCGTTTATGACGTCGTCGCCTCGGGCGGTTTGGAGCACGTCCGGCTCCTCAGGGAATACCACGACCTCACGATGCGCATCGCCCGCGGGCAGGACGACGGGCTCCTCAAGGAACTTGAACAGGTGCAGCATCTCATTGAAGCATCGGGCGCCTGGCATTACCACCGGAGGATCAAAACGGTGATAGAGCGGACCGCGCTCGATGAGAATGCGTTCTTCACGAACCTTTCGGCGGGCATGAAGCGGCGCGTTTTCCTGGCAAAAGCCCTCGTCGCGGACCCGGACCTTCTCCTCCTCGATGAACCGACGAACCACCTCGATGTGACCACCATCCTCTGGCTTGAGGAATTCCTCCTGAGATATGGGAAAACCTTCATCTTCGTGACCCACGACCGGGCGTTCTTAAGGCGCCTTGCGACGAGGATCATAGAGATCGACCGGGGTCGCCTGACATCGTACACCTGCGATTACCCGGCGTATCTCGAACGCAGGCAGGCCCTTCTTGAGGCCGAGGAGAAGCAATGGTTTGAATTCGACAGGAAGCTCTCCCGGGAAGAGGTGTGGATCAGGCAGGGCATCAAGGCCCGCCGGACCCGTGATGAAGGCAGGGTCCGGGCACTCCTGCGGATGCGTGATGAACGGGCGGCGCGCCAGGAGCAAACGGGCCTGTCCCGGTTCTCCATCGAGGAGGCCGAGCGAAGCGGCCGGATGGTTGTGGATGCAAAGGGGGTATCCTTCGCCTGGGGGGACAGGAAGATAATCTGCGGTTTCTCCACCGCCATCATCCGGGGCGACCGGGTGGGCATCATAGGTCCCAACGGGTGCGGCAAGACAACGCTTCTCAGGATACTCCTCGGTCACATCGCGCCTCAGGAGGGAAAGGTCAAGCTGGGAACGAACGTCGCCGTTGCCTATTTCGACCAGCTACGCTCCCAGCTCGATGAGACGAGGACGCTCAGAGAGAACATCGGCGGCGGCAACGACATGATCATCGCCGGGAGCGGCTCCCGCCACGTGGTGGGATATCTCCAGGACTTTCTCTTCTCCCCCGAGCGGACGATGTCGCCCGTTGGCTCCCTCTCCGGCGGCGAGCGCAACCGTCTGCTTCTGGCAAAGCTCTTCATCATCCCCTCCAACGTCCTCGTCCTCGATGAACCCACGAACGACCTCGACACGGAAACACTGGAACTCCTCGAGGAGAAGCTCCTCGAATACAACGGCACCATCCTGATGGTAAGTCACGACAGGGCGTTCCTCAACAATGTCGTGACCTCGACGATCGTCTTCGAAGAGAACGGGAGCCTCAAGGAATACGTTGGCGGCTACGACGACTGGTTGAGGCATGCAAACCCGCCTCCGGCCGCGGACAAAACGGTGCCGAAACAACAAAGGCAGAAGAAAACGAAAGCTCCGCAGGAGAAGAGACGGCTGACCTTCAAAGAGGCCCGGGAGCTTGAATCTCTGCCGCCGTTGATAGAGGCCCTGGAAGAGGAAAAGAGACAATTGACGGAAACCCTCAATTCACCAGAGTTCTATGCGGGTCGCAACCTCGAAAGGATAAAGACCGTCAACGACCGCTGGGGTGCCCTGGAGAAGGAACTCGACGCAGCCTATCGTCGCTGGGACGAACTGGAAGAACTGAAGGCCGCCCTCGGCGGTCCATCCGGGCAATGA
- a CDS encoding flavodoxin family protein, translating to MLAIAVNGSPRKGGNTEILLKEVLRVLRKARWRTEFMEVGGTDIRGCSACGMCLVRKDRQCAIKKDVFNKVFAKMLKADAIILGSPVYFGGVCSDMKALVERSGYVARANGNAFQGKIGAAVVALRRGGAIHAFDTINHMFLMSRMIVPGSTYWNMGFGRDKGEVSADEEGLANMRHLAAAIDWLGKAIKPHTARYPE from the coding sequence ATGCTTGCGATAGCGGTGAACGGCAGCCCCCGCAAGGGGGGCAACACGGAGATACTCCTGAAGGAAGTACTGCGCGTCCTCAGGAAGGCCCGGTGGAGAACGGAGTTCATGGAGGTCGGGGGCACCGATATCCGGGGCTGCAGCGCCTGCGGCATGTGCCTTGTCAGGAAAGACCGCCAATGCGCGATCAAGAAGGATGTGTTCAACAAGGTCTTCGCGAAGATGTTGAAGGCGGATGCCATCATCCTCGGCTCACCCGTTTACTTCGGAGGCGTTTGCTCTGACATGAAGGCGCTCGTGGAACGCTCCGGATACGTGGCGCGCGCCAACGGGAACGCCTTCCAGGGAAAGATCGGGGCCGCCGTGGTCGCCCTGCGAAGGGGCGGTGCCATACATGCCTTCGATACCATCAACCACATGTTCCTCATGTCACGCATGATAGTCCCCGGCTCGACCTACTGGAACATGGGATTCGGCCGCGATAAAGGGGAGGTTTCCGCCGATGAGGAAGGACTTGCCAACATGCGCCATCTGGCGGCGGCAATAGACTGGCTCGGAAAGGCGATAAAACCCCATACGGCCCGGTACCCCGAATAG
- a CDS encoding PEGA domain-containing protein: protein MLTGRYALIVFCLVVLFGGGCETVVLRQDVPVSTNPMGARILADGKPAGQTPGTVSLERNRDHILTLVKENYQQVDIVINRQYQSNKVLMKAVQSGVNSGLFFKNAGMGMNSGFNSISNQEATGEAYVLVPPSVAVTLIPLQGQAARPGQATPYPAAPPASASAPALANTDIATKDLIQAGVIAGAAVGASQTKPIEKKWETSSSSRTYKEPDGAVVTKKSSTSVSVGVNPAGLINALDTLFSK, encoded by the coding sequence ATGCTCACAGGAAGATATGCTCTGATCGTCTTTTGTCTTGTCGTCCTTTTCGGGGGCGGCTGCGAGACGGTCGTCTTGAGACAGGACGTCCCCGTTTCCACGAACCCCATGGGGGCCAGGATACTGGCCGATGGGAAACCGGCGGGCCAGACCCCCGGCACCGTTTCCCTCGAGAGGAACAGGGACCACATCCTTACCCTTGTCAAGGAGAACTACCAGCAGGTGGACATCGTCATCAACAGGCAGTACCAGTCGAACAAGGTTCTCATGAAGGCCGTCCAGTCCGGGGTCAACTCGGGGCTCTTCTTCAAGAACGCCGGGATGGGGATGAACAGCGGGTTCAACTCCATCTCCAACCAGGAAGCAACGGGTGAGGCCTACGTCCTCGTGCCGCCGTCGGTGGCCGTGACCCTCATTCCCTTGCAGGGCCAGGCGGCGCGCCCCGGACAGGCGACACCGTATCCCGCCGCGCCTCCCGCCTCCGCTTCGGCGCCTGCTCTAGCAAACACCGACATAGCGACGAAGGACCTCATTCAGGCCGGTGTTATCGCGGGCGCGGCTGTCGGGGCGAGCCAGACCAAACCCATCGAGAAGAAGTGGGAGACCTCGTCGTCATCGAGGACGTACAAGGAACCTGACGGGGCGGTGGTCACGAAAAAGTCGAGCACATCCGTCAGCGTCGGCGTCAACCCCGCGGGACTCATAAACGCCCTCGACACGCTGTTCTCGAAATGA
- a CDS encoding flavin reductase family protein: MDKVEISSDTILYPMPCSIVGTMVEKKPNYLAVGWFSMVNFKPPCIAIALNKVHYSNGGIKESGAFSVNIPSVDMVEVTDYCGIVSGRKYDKSKEFATFYGKSGAAPMITECPYNIECRLINVVDLPTNELFIGEVLAVYSDERYLTEGVPDMKKVNPLILSMPERSYLALGGRVASAWETGTKMIKRGDG, translated from the coding sequence TCCATCGTCGGCACGATGGTGGAGAAGAAGCCGAACTATCTCGCCGTGGGATGGTTCAGCATGGTCAATTTCAAGCCGCCCTGCATCGCGATCGCGCTGAACAAGGTCCATTACAGCAATGGCGGGATCAAGGAGAGCGGAGCTTTCAGCGTTAACATCCCGTCCGTGGACATGGTGGAGGTGACGGACTATTGCGGTATCGTGTCAGGCAGGAAATACGACAAGTCGAAGGAGTTCGCGACTTTCTATGGCAAGTCGGGGGCGGCGCCGATGATAACGGAATGCCCCTACAACATAGAGTGCCGGCTCATCAATGTGGTCGACCTGCCAACGAACGAGCTGTTCATCGGGGAGGTGCTGGCCGTGTACAGCGACGAGCGGTACCTGACGGAGGGGGTGCCGGACATGAAGAAGGTGAACCCCCTCATCCTGTCCATGCCGGAGAGAAGCTATCTCGCCCTGGGAGGGCGCGTGGCGTCGGCGTGGGAGACGGGAACGAAGATGATAAAGAGAGGTGATGGGTGA
- a CDS encoding 4-oxalocrotonate tautomerase family protein encodes MPYVNIKITKEGVTAEQKEKLIQGVTQLLFDVLGKKPQTTYVIIDEVETDNWGVGGETVTERRKRGS; translated from the coding sequence ATGCCGTACGTGAATATCAAGATAACGAAAGAAGGGGTCACCGCGGAGCAGAAGGAGAAGCTGATCCAGGGCGTGACGCAGCTCCTCTTCGATGTCCTGGGAAAGAAGCCGCAGACGACCTATGTTATCATCGACGAGGTGGAGACGGACAACTGGGGAGTGGGCGGTGAGACGGTCACGGAAAGGAGAAAGCGCGGGAGCTGA
- a CDS encoding DEAD/DEAH box helicase — MGFNSFKLHPKIAAAVKALGYEVPTPIQVQAIPPVLAGKDVMGLAQTGTGKTAAFVLPILEHLLPGPRGRVRSLIVAPTRELAEQIHVSIGELGRNTHLKSCTVYGGVGVNPQVSKLRSGVDIVVACPGRLLDHLAQKTIDLEGLEILVIDEADRMFDMGFLPDIRRIIKQLPVKRQTLMFSATMAPSIRKLTDEVLSNPVTVKIGHTNPADTVSHALFPVEQHLKTAMLMELLRQTDTESILIFTRTKYRAKRIGQELQKAGYRAASLQGNLSQNKRQEALDGFRDGSYQILVATDIAARGIDVSNISHVINYDMPDTTDAYTHRIGRTGRAAKTGDAFTFVCKEDEPQVRAIERVLGDRIERRVVKNFDYTTPAPKRDVEFARPPRPPRRDRVQVKPEQANKGTADGKRPGTGSPGPARAGISATGPRSAVPSTQRRRKKRTGRSST; from the coding sequence TTGGGTTTCAATTCATTCAAGCTTCATCCGAAGATCGCCGCCGCCGTGAAGGCGCTCGGCTATGAGGTCCCCACTCCCATCCAGGTGCAGGCCATCCCGCCGGTCCTCGCCGGCAAAGACGTCATGGGCCTTGCTCAGACCGGGACGGGCAAGACGGCAGCCTTCGTGCTGCCCATTCTCGAGCACCTCCTCCCCGGCCCGCGGGGAAGGGTGCGCTCCCTCATCGTCGCGCCCACACGGGAGTTGGCGGAACAGATACACGTGTCCATCGGGGAACTGGGGCGCAACACCCATTTGAAGAGCTGCACCGTCTACGGCGGAGTGGGTGTTAACCCGCAGGTCAGCAAGCTCCGTTCCGGCGTCGATATTGTCGTGGCCTGTCCCGGCCGTCTCCTCGATCACCTTGCGCAAAAGACGATCGACCTCGAGGGCCTCGAGATCCTCGTCATCGATGAGGCGGACCGAATGTTCGACATGGGTTTCCTCCCCGACATCAGGCGCATCATCAAACAGTTGCCCGTAAAACGGCAGACGCTCATGTTCTCCGCGACCATGGCCCCGAGCATCCGCAAGCTTACCGATGAGGTGCTTTCCAACCCCGTCACGGTGAAGATCGGTCACACCAATCCCGCCGACACAGTGTCCCACGCGCTCTTTCCCGTAGAGCAGCACCTGAAGACCGCGATGCTCATGGAGCTTCTCCGGCAGACCGACACGGAATCGATCCTCATCTTCACGCGTACCAAGTACCGCGCGAAACGCATCGGACAGGAATTGCAGAAGGCCGGCTACAGGGCTGCCTCACTGCAGGGGAACCTGTCGCAGAACAAACGTCAGGAGGCCCTCGACGGATTCCGCGACGGGTCCTACCAGATCCTCGTGGCGACGGATATCGCGGCCCGGGGCATCGATGTATCGAACATATCCCACGTGATCAACTACGATATGCCGGACACGACGGACGCGTACACCCACCGCATCGGCCGCACCGGCCGCGCGGCGAAGACCGGGGACGCATTCACGTTTGTCTGCAAGGAAGATGAACCCCAGGTCAGGGCCATCGAACGTGTGCTCGGCGACAGGATCGAGCGGCGCGTCGTGAAGAATTTCGACTACACGACACCGGCACCCAAACGCGACGTTGAATTCGCACGACCGCCGCGGCCGCCGAGACGCGACAGGGTGCAGGTGAAGCCGGAACAGGCGAACAAAGGAACGGCGGACGGCAAAAGGCCCGGCACGGGTTCCCCCGGACCGGCACGCGCCGGAATCTCCGCCACCGGACCCAGATCCGCGGTTCCGTCGACACAGAGGCGCCGGAAAAAAAGGACGGGCCGGTCCTCAACATGA
- a CDS encoding beta-lactamase family protein codes for MKKSPALIIPFAVITTILFLLFAADCPAASPELAPEKIDEVVTKIMKEKNIPGLSLAISMPGRTIERSYGIANMEYNIPVERDTIFQIGSVTKTFTAIGILMLQQEGKLSVRDRITKYFPQYPQWHDITLKHLLQHTSGIREMTETEPFKSNQMRDWTPREVIARMADEPLDFEPGQNAVYSNIGCIILGVVIEKVTGVSYNDFLSDRILKPLGMAHTMFGSTSAIIPKRASGYVFTGKLMNAPFASLVLPHASGGMTSTASDLVKLTKVFTAKALLTERSVREMFAPARLTSGTEFVLPGPTINMTFGYSLDSVRGKKAVIPAKTGGISGFNSYFAYFPESQTMVAVTANLDNSLGSLVIITDALFGLKDR; via the coding sequence ATGAAGAAAAGCCCGGCACTTATCATCCCCTTCGCGGTGATCACCACCATCCTTTTCCTGCTTTTCGCCGCCGACTGTCCCGCGGCAAGCCCCGAACTCGCCCCGGAGAAGATCGACGAGGTGGTCACAAAGATCATGAAGGAGAAGAACATCCCGGGGCTGTCGCTGGCCATATCGATGCCCGGAAGGACGATCGAGAGAAGCTACGGTATCGCCAACATGGAATACAACATCCCCGTGGAAAGGGACACCATCTTCCAGATAGGCTCCGTCACCAAGACCTTCACGGCCATAGGCATACTGATGCTTCAGCAGGAGGGGAAGCTCAGCGTCAGGGACAGGATCACAAAGTACTTCCCCCAGTACCCGCAGTGGCACGACATCACCTTGAAGCATCTCCTCCAGCACACCTCGGGGATACGGGAGATGACGGAGACGGAACCCTTCAAGAGCAATCAGATGAGGGACTGGACGCCGCGGGAGGTCATCGCCCGCATGGCCGATGAGCCCCTCGATTTCGAACCGGGGCAGAACGCCGTCTACAGCAATATCGGGTGCATCATTCTGGGCGTGGTCATCGAAAAGGTGACGGGCGTCTCCTACAATGATTTCCTGAGCGACAGGATCCTGAAACCCCTGGGAATGGCCCACACGATGTTCGGCAGCACGAGCGCCATCATTCCGAAGCGGGCATCGGGCTATGTCTTCACCGGCAAGCTCATGAACGCCCCCTTCGCGAGTCTCGTCCTGCCCCATGCCAGCGGCGGCATGACCTCCACCGCGTCGGACCTCGTCAAGCTCACGAAGGTCTTCACGGCAAAGGCCCTCCTCACGGAGAGGTCCGTGAGGGAGATGTTCGCCCCCGCCCGCCTCACCAGCGGGACGGAGTTCGTCCTTCCCGGTCCGACCATTAACATGACCTTCGGCTACAGCCTTGACTCCGTGCGGGGCAAGAAGGCGGTGATCCCCGCCAAGACGGGCGGGATATCGGGGTTCAACTCCTATTTTGCCTACTTCCCCGAATCTCAGACAATGGTGGCCGTGACGGCAAACCTTGACAACTCGCTTGGGAGCCTTGTCATCATCACCGACGCCCTCTTCGGGCTGAAGGACAGGTGA
- a CDS encoding MFS transporter — protein MSYIEVMARFEEFRGKALTFLFFMLFVWFVSFSIRIVFSPILPLVEDEFAVNHAKASAIFTFLSAGYGLSVILSGLFSGRAGYKRTIMLSLGLLACLAFLIPAVHRFYLLYFAAFFLGFAHGMYIPSAIPLITEYYTEKNWGKAIAIHDTGASLAIFATPLVVLFLLHFFPWRGIFVVYGCAFVVFLGVFCLAATEVKIHDPARALFREIVRIRSLWFMTCIWVFGAGSNLGIYSITPLYLTKELGLTIDYANTILGVSRLVSIGVAVACGFIVDRFSLRRIMFFLLAVTSVFTVLLGLSPVRHTGVLLFFQAFFVTGFFPVGLVAIARTFAREMRGLATGVILSASFFMGGGVMPWLLGVSGDLYSFRLGITILGVLTLFASTLVFRLRELK, from the coding sequence TTGAGTTACATTGAAGTGATGGCACGGTTCGAGGAATTTCGGGGAAAAGCCCTCACCTTTCTCTTCTTCATGCTTTTTGTCTGGTTCGTCAGCTTTTCCATTCGCATCGTCTTCTCCCCGATCCTCCCCCTCGTGGAGGACGAGTTCGCCGTCAACCACGCGAAGGCGAGCGCCATCTTCACGTTCCTTTCCGCGGGGTACGGGCTTTCGGTCATCCTCTCCGGACTGTTCTCCGGCAGGGCGGGGTACAAGAGGACCATCATGCTCTCCCTTGGCCTGCTCGCGTGCCTGGCCTTTCTCATCCCCGCCGTTCACAGGTTCTATCTCCTTTATTTTGCTGCCTTCTTCCTCGGGTTCGCCCACGGGATGTACATACCTTCCGCCATCCCCCTCATCACCGAGTACTACACCGAGAAGAACTGGGGCAAGGCGATCGCCATACATGATACGGGGGCCTCTCTCGCCATCTTCGCGACACCGCTCGTCGTCCTCTTTCTCCTCCACTTCTTTCCCTGGCGGGGGATATTCGTCGTCTACGGGTGCGCCTTCGTCGTCTTTCTCGGCGTCTTCTGTCTCGCCGCCACCGAGGTGAAGATACACGATCCCGCGCGGGCCCTGTTCAGGGAGATCGTCAGGATACGCTCCCTCTGGTTCATGACCTGCATCTGGGTCTTCGGGGCGGGGTCCAATCTCGGCATCTATTCGATCACTCCCCTGTACCTGACAAAGGAGCTGGGATTGACGATCGACTACGCCAACACCATCCTCGGCGTATCGCGGCTCGTTTCCATCGGCGTGGCGGTGGCCTGCGGTTTCATCGTCGACCGGTTCAGCCTCAGGAGGATCATGTTCTTTCTCCTCGCCGTCACCTCGGTCTTCACCGTCCTTCTCGGCCTGTCCCCCGTGAGGCACACAGGCGTCCTTCTCTTCTTCCAGGCTTTCTTCGTGACGGGGTTCTTCCCGGTGGGGCTTGTGGCCATCGCACGAACGTTCGCGAGGGAGATGCGCGGCCTGGCGACGGGTGTTATCCTGTCTGCGAGCTTCTTCATGGGGGGCGGTGTCATGCCCTGGCTTCTCGGGGTCTCGGGCGACCTCTACAGCTTCAGGCTGGGCATCACAATCCTTGGCGTGCTCACCCTCTTCGCGAGCACCCTCGTCTTTCGCCTCAGGGAACTGAAATGA
- a CDS encoding GIY-YIG nuclease family protein produces MLECSDGTLYCGWTNNLEKRLEEHAAGKGGAKYTRGRRPVRLVYREPCPTRSDALKREKEIKKLSRAGKLLLIEKAPEGRPI; encoded by the coding sequence ATGCTGGAGTGTTCCGACGGAACCCTCTATTGCGGCTGGACAAACAATCTTGAAAAGCGCCTCGAAGAACATGCCGCGGGAAAAGGGGGGGCCAAATACACACGTGGACGCCGACCGGTCCGTCTCGTCTACAGGGAACCCTGCCCGACGAGATCCGATGCCCTGAAAAGAGAGAAGGAGATAAAAAAGCTCTCTCGTGCCGGGAAGCTGCTTCTCATAGAAAAGGCGCCCGAAGGGAGGCCGATTTGA
- a CDS encoding phosphoenolpyruvate carboxykinase — protein sequence MEDRVAFRFVGRKVIMLLRDRVCETPEEMMSSELFLAVLKRFVQDLKAKRSSLLEIFDKEIDEIGDKDILELGQVFQVLVKMPLETVPKLMEGWDDLVSRRSRLQTFVEGLYNYWREFERFIICDSAGDRLDRRPYRTFASTIESLTHLVRQAYRDMEENITGMHPNVYRQVRAGAEVAVIALPKDTGLPGGSYRKLRDVPMIRQILLYPPLLLNPPMNKRTGKFERIPQNPLELVEISPDEWLCYPAKVGPLLVLVYVHEKFYELGLSLCNLFELADDEFLHRPVDAVYLFGVPSGALDGLASMPTVFCDDEENGLLVAACPNEDQFGYFGYLKKMVLTLHNIKVMKLGRMPYHGAMVRIVTKDDRPLTLLIIGDTGAGKSETLEAFRTMGEDRIEEMTIIADDMGALDIGQEGVIIGYGTEVGAFVRLDDLQPGYAFGQLDRSIIMNPSQVNSRIVLPVTTYENVMEGCPVDMVLYANNYEETDEEHPIIERLDDPEGALHVFREGTAMSKGTTTSVGLVHTYFVNVFGAVQYKALHDDIARRFFQAFFRKGIFVGQLRTRLGIPGWERKGPEQAAQALLEMIAGK from the coding sequence ATGGAAGACAGGGTCGCATTCAGATTCGTAGGAAGAAAGGTCATCATGCTCCTTCGGGACAGGGTGTGCGAGACACCGGAAGAGATGATGTCAAGCGAGTTGTTTCTCGCCGTGCTGAAGCGGTTCGTTCAGGACCTGAAGGCGAAACGATCTTCCCTGCTTGAGATCTTCGACAAGGAGATCGACGAAATAGGGGACAAGGATATCCTGGAGCTCGGCCAGGTATTCCAGGTCCTTGTCAAGATGCCGCTCGAGACCGTGCCGAAACTGATGGAGGGATGGGACGACCTGGTCTCCAGACGGTCCCGTTTGCAGACCTTCGTGGAGGGCCTGTACAATTACTGGAGGGAATTCGAGCGCTTCATCATCTGTGATTCCGCCGGGGACCGCCTGGACCGGCGTCCGTACCGGACGTTCGCTTCAACGATCGAGTCATTGACCCATCTCGTGCGGCAGGCTTACCGGGACATGGAGGAGAACATCACCGGTATGCATCCCAATGTCTACCGGCAGGTGCGGGCGGGAGCGGAAGTGGCCGTGATCGCGCTGCCGAAGGACACCGGATTACCCGGGGGGAGCTATCGGAAGCTGCGCGACGTTCCCATGATCCGCCAGATCCTGCTGTACCCGCCGCTCCTTCTGAACCCTCCGATGAACAAGCGGACAGGCAAATTCGAGAGGATACCTCAGAACCCCCTGGAGCTGGTGGAGATCTCACCCGACGAGTGGCTCTGTTACCCCGCCAAGGTCGGTCCGCTCCTCGTTCTCGTGTACGTGCACGAGAAGTTCTATGAGCTTGGTCTGTCGCTGTGCAACCTCTTTGAGCTGGCCGACGACGAGTTCCTCCATCGCCCTGTCGACGCGGTCTACCTTTTCGGGGTGCCTTCCGGCGCCCTCGACGGCCTCGCGTCCATGCCGACCGTCTTCTGCGACGATGAGGAGAACGGCCTTCTTGTAGCCGCCTGCCCGAACGAAGACCAGTTCGGGTACTTCGGATATCTCAAGAAGATGGTGCTGACGCTCCACAACATCAAGGTCATGAAACTGGGCAGGATGCCCTATCATGGGGCGATGGTCAGGATCGTGACGAAAGACGACCGCCCGCTGACGCTTCTGATCATCGGCGACACGGGGGCGGGGAAATCGGAGACGCTCGAGGCGTTCAGGACCATGGGAGAAGACCGTATCGAGGAGATGACCATTATCGCCGATGACATGGGGGCGCTGGACATCGGGCAGGAAGGGGTCATCATCGGCTACGGTACGGAGGTCGGGGCCTTTGTCAGGCTCGATGACCTCCAGCCGGGCTATGCCTTCGGTCAGCTCGACCGCTCGATCATCATGAATCCCAGTCAGGTGAACTCACGGATCGTGCTGCCGGTGACCACGTACGAGAACGTGATGGAAGGCTGTCCCGTTGACATGGTGCTCTACGCGAACAACTACGAGGAGACCGACGAGGAACATCCGATCATCGAAAGGCTTGATGACCCGGAAGGCGCGCTGCACGTGTTCCGGGAGGGAACGGCCATGAGCAAGGGCACCACCACATCGGTCGGCCTGGTGCACACATATTTCGTGAATGTTTTCGGAGCGGTCCAGTACAAGGCACTTCACGACGACATCGCGAGGAGGTTCTTTCAGGCCTTCTTCAGAAAAGGGATATTCGTGGGGCAGCTACGGACGAGGCTGGGAATCCCGGGCTGGGAACGGAAGGGACCGGAACAGGCCGCGCAGGCTTTGCTGGAAATGATCGCGGGGAAATGA